A genomic stretch from Nilaparvata lugens isolate BPH chromosome 8, ASM1435652v1, whole genome shotgun sequence includes:
- the LOC111051872 gene encoding histone H3.3A translates to MARTKQTARKSTGGKAPRKQLATKAARKSAPSTGGVKKPHRYRPGTVALREIRRYQKSTELLIRKLPFQRLVREIAQDFKTDLRFQSAAIGALQEASEAYLVGLFEDTNLCAIHAKRVTIMPKDIQLARRIRGERA, encoded by the exons ATGGCAAGAACCAAGCAGACCGCTCGTAAGTCTACCGGAGGAAAAGCCCCGCGTAAGCAGCTCGCCACTAAGGCCGCACGTAAAAGTGCACCGTCAACTGGTGGTGTCAAGAAACCTCATCGTTACAG GCCCGGTACAGTAGCTCTGAGAGAAATCAGGAGATACCAGAAGTCGACTGAATTGCTGATCCGCAAGCTGCCGTTCCAGCGGCTTGTGCGTGAAATCGCACAAGATTTCAAGACTGATCTTCGTTTCCAGAGCGCCGCCATCGGTGCCTTGCAG GAAGCCAGTGAAGCCTACCTGGTGGGACTTTTCGAGGACACCAACTTGTGCGCCATTCACGCCAAGCGCGTCACCATCATGCCCAAAGACATCCAGCTTGCCAGGCGAATTCGTGGCGAACGTGCTTAA
- the LOC111051873 gene encoding cyclin-dependent kinase 2-associated protein 2: protein MITLDGETVNGAMEPPASASIGLNLSSTAGSISPTPGLKSTASIGLNLSSTTGSISPTPGLKSTASIGLNLSSTTGSISPTPGLKSTASIGLNLSSTTGSISPTPGLKSTASIGLQVQAPPTIPKYSQLLSVIEEMGHDIRPTYINSRSSAERLKRCIVHARILVRECLIETERSAAAFQ from the coding sequence ATGATCACCCTCGACGGAGAGACAGTGAACGGCGCTATGGAGCCACCTGCGTCTGCCAGCATTGGCCTTAATCTGTCATCGACCGCAGGGTCCATATCACCCACACCCGGCCTCAAGTCCACCGCAAGCATTGGCCTTAATCTGTCATCGACCACAGGGTCCATATCACCCACACCAGGCCTCAAGTCCACCGCAAGCATTGGCCTTAATCTGTCATCGACCACAGGGTCCATATCACCCACACCAGGCCTCAAGTCCACCGCAAGCATTGGCCTTAATCTGTCATCGACCACAGGGTCCATATCACCCACACCAGGCCTCAAGTCCACGGCAAGCATTGGCCTGCAAGTGCAAGCTCCACCCACCATACCCAAGTACTCACAGCTGCTGTCCGTCATCGAGGAGATGGGCCACGACATAAGGCCCACCTACATCAACAGCCGATCGTCGGCCGAGCGTCTGAAGAGGTGCATCGTACATGCCCGCATTCTGGTCAGGGAGTGCCTCATTGAGACTGAACGTAGCGCAGCTGCGTTCCAGTAG